In a single window of the Numenius arquata chromosome 22, bNumArq3.hap1.1, whole genome shotgun sequence genome:
- the ACAD8 gene encoding isobutyryl-CoA dehydrogenase, mitochondrial, whose translation MAWRGAPLLVARRLLLRDPAGRRGIASCIDPSAGLTEEQKEFQKVALDFAAKEMAPHMAEWDEKEIFPVETMRKAAQLGFGGIYVKPDVGGSGLSRLDTSVIFEALSTGCTSTTAYMSIHNMCVWMIDTFGNEEQRRRFCPALCSMEKFASYCLTEPGSGSDAASLLTSAQRKGDTYVLNGSKAFISGGGDTDVYVVMCRTGGPGPKGISCLVLEKGTPGLSFGKKEKKVGWNSQPTRAVIFEDCVVPVGNRLGAEGQGFSIAMKGLNGGRINIASCSLGAAHASVLLAQEHLTVRKQFGEPLANNQYLQFRLAEMATRLVAARLMVRNAARALQEGREDAAVLCSMAKLFATDECFAICNQALQMHGGYGYLKDYAVQQFVRDIRVHQILEGTNEVMRMIVARNLLQG comes from the exons atgGCTTGGCGAGGAGCCCCCCTCCTCGTAgcccggcggctgctgctgcgggatccggcggggcggcgggggatcGCCTCCTGCATCGACC CATCCGCCGGCCTGACTGAGGAGCAGAAGGAATTCCAAAAAGTTGCCCTTGATTTTGCTGCCAAGGAGATGGCTCCTCACATGGCTGAGTGGGATGAGAAG GAAATATTCCCCGTGGAAACAATGCGGAAGGCAGCCCAGCTAGGATTCGGTGGGATCTACGTGAAACCAGACGTTGGTGGGTCTGGATTGTCACGACTTGACACCTCCGTCATCTTTGAAGCTTTATCAACAGGATGTACCAGCACCACAGCTTACATGAGCATCCACAA catgtGCGTTTGGATGATCGACACCTTTGGCAATGAGGAACAGAGGCGCAGGTTCTGCCCAGCGCTCTGTAGCATGGAAAAATTTGCTTCTTACTGCCTGACTGAGCCAG GAAGTGGAAGTGATGCAGCTTCCTTGCTGACCTCAGCTCAGAGGAAAGGGGACACCTACGTCCTGAATGGCTCCAAG GCCTTCATCAGTGGAGGGGGTGACACCGATGTCTACGTGGTCATGTGTCGCACAGGAGGCCCAGGCCCCAAGGGCATCTCCTGCCTGGTGCTGGAGAAGGGGACACCAGGGCTCAGCTTtggcaagaaagagaagaag GTGGGCTGGAATTCCCAGCCAACTCGGGCTGTCATCTTTGAGGACTGCGTTGTTCCTGTTGGCAACCGGCTGGGAGCCGAAGGGCAGGGCTTCAGCATTGCCATGAAGGGACTGAACGGAGGCAGGATAAATATCG CTTCATGTTCATTAGGAGCTGCTCATGCCTCTGTTCTTCTGGCTCAGGAACATCTCACTGTCCGCAAACAGTTTGGAGAACCCCTGGCGAACAATCAG TACCTGCAGTTCAGGCTGGCGGAGATGGCCACGCGCCTGGTGGCGGCACGGCTGATGGTTCGCAACGCGGCACGGGCACTGCAGGAGGGACGGGAGGACGCGGCGGTGCTGTGCTCTATGGCCAAGCTCTTCGCTACCGACGAATGCTTTGCG ATCTGCAACCAGGCTCTACAGATGCACGGGGGCTACGGCTACCTGAAGGATTATGCTGTGCAGCAGTTTGTGCGAGACATCAGAGTCCACCAGATCCTGGAAG